The genomic interval ATAGCCCGCTTCCCCGCTTTCTCGATTAGCCCTCTCTGCTCTGGCGCGGGAAGGAACATGGTCTTGCGGATCAGCCGGTAATCGTCCGTCACCCAGTAGCTCGTCCGGCTCTCACGCCACCCGGCCTTTTCCAGCCGCGTCTCAAATGCCTTATTGAGTTCGATGGGGGCATACAGCAGCCTGCCCTTCATCGTCCGCTCGTCGCTCACCTTGGTCTTGTATTTCGTGGCGTCGATGCTCCTGATCGTAAACACAATCTCTTGCCAAATCTTCTTCTCGTGGACAAGGAGCCACTCATGCCCGTTCAGGTGGGAATGTAATGCAGCGATCTTCACTGGCTCGGACGCTGGGGAAGCGGTCTTTGCGCGACTTTCTCTCGCCCGCTTGGTCGATACACGGGCCGCTCCATCGGGCGGGTTCGGAGCGTCCCCGCATGCGCTGCGCGAATGCG from Candidatus Rokuibacteriota bacterium carries:
- a CDS encoding restriction endonuclease — encoded protein: MKIAALHSHLNGHEWLLVHEKKIWQEIVFTIRSIDATKYKTKVSDERTMKGRLLYAPIELNKAFETRLEKAGWRESRTSYWVTDDYRLIRKTMFLPAPEQRGLIEKAGKRAIFSYNQTDFVKNRVAVEVQMGKYAFIAYDLFVKHLAFFVGDAIDVGVEILPMKAMQEEMSSGPGYYEGALYDIARQGRGVPPVPLVLIGIEP